Below is a window of Streptomyces sp. NBC_01429 DNA.
CAGCGCCGAGGCCGTGGTGCGCCGGGCCTCCGCCCAGCTGGCGGATTTCACCCACACCTGTTTCATGGTCACGCCGTACGAGGGGTACGTCGAGGTCTGCGAGCGGCTCGCCGAGCTGACGCCGGGCGACCACGCGAAGAAGTCCGCCCTCTTCAACTCGGGCGCCGAGGCCGTCGAGAACGCCGTGAAGATCGCCAGGTCGTACACCAAGCGCCAGGCGGTCGTGGTCTTCGACCACGGCTACCACGGCCGTACCAACCTCACCATGGCGCTGACCGCCAAGAACATGCCGTACAAGAACGGCTTCGGGCCGTTCGCGCCGGAGATCTACCGGGTGCCGGTCGCCTACGGCTACCGCTGGCCGACCGGCGCCGAGAACTGCGGCGCCGAGGCGTCCGCCCAGGCCATCGACCAGATCAGCAAGCAGATCGGCGCCGGGAACGTCGCCGCGATCGTCATCGAGCCGGTGCTCGGCGAGGGCGGCTTCATCGAGCCGGCCAAGGGCTTCCTGCCCGCGCTGGCGCGGTTCGCCAAGGACAACGGGATCGTGTTCGTGGCGGACGAGATCCAGTCCGGCTTCTGCCGTACCGGCCAGTGGTTCGCCTGCGAGGACGAGAACGTCGTCCCCGACCTGATCACCACCGCGAAGGGCATCGCCGGCGGTCTGCCGCTCGCCGCCGTCACCGGCCGCGCCGAGATCATGGACGCCGCGCACTCGGGCGGGCTCGGCGGTACGTACGGCGGGAACCCGGTGGCCTGCGCCGCCGCGCTCGGCTCCATCGAGACGATGAAGGAGCTGGATCTCGTCGGCAAGGCGCGCCGCATCGAGACGGTCATGAAGGGCCGGCTGGCCGCCCTCGCCGAGAAGTACGACGTCATCGGCGACATCCGGGGCCGGGGCGCGATGATCGCCGTCGAACTGGTGAAGGACCGGGACACCAAGGAGCCCGCGCCGGAGGCGACCGCCGCGCTCGCCAAGTCCTGCCACGCGGCGGGGCTGCTCGTCCTCACCTGCGGTACGTACGGCAATGTGCTGCGCTTCCTGCCGCCCCTGGTGATCGGCGAGGACCTGCTGAACGAGGGCCTCGACATCATCGAGCAGGCGTTCGCCGCCCTCTGACGCACCGCCCTCCGAACGGACGCCGAACGAAGGCCGAGCGGACGCAGTACGCCCGCGTACGCCCCCGCACACCCTCTGAACAGCGGCGCCGCCGGCCGGGCGGACGGCCGCAACGGTGAACCCCGCCGTCACAGCCGTCAGGGCCTGTGAAGAAGGTGTGCGAGGGCCATGGCGGGAGGCCGTTGTGGCTGTCGGAGCCCGCGCCCCTAACGTACGGTTTTCCCAGATGAGAGATACACCCCGCTCGCAGGGAACTGCGGGCGACGCCGAGGCGGGGCATCCCCAGCGCCGCTTTGGTCGTGCCTTCGCGCACACCACTGGAGCCTCTGGCTCCGGATCTCCTCACCGATCGGATGGCCGCCCGCCCCAAACCCCCCGGGGCGTGCGGCACACCGGTCCGAACGGCCGCCCCGGAACTCCCCCCCCTGTTCCCGGGCGGCCGTTTTCTCTTTCCCTCTCCTCCCTCGGCTCGGCCCTGGGATCCCCCGCCCGCTCGGCGGCCTTCGCGCTGTGCGCGGTCCTCTTCGCACTCGTCACCTGGCAGGCCACGGCCGGCGGGCCGCCGCGCGCCGCGGACGAACGGCTCGGCCGCGCGCTCGCCGGTCGCGGGCCCGAGCCGCTGACGGAGTTCCTCGCCGACCTCGGCGGTATGCCGGTCGCGCTGCCCGTACTGGCCGTGGTGATCGGCTACGTGATCCGGCGCGGCGGGCGGGGCGAGGCGGGCCGGGTGCTGGCGGTCGGCGTCACGATGGCGGCGGTCCCCGCCCTGGTCGTCCCGCTCAAGCTGTGGATCGACCGGCAGGGACCGCTCACCGACGCGACCGGCTACTACCCGTCCGGGCACACGGCCACGGCGATGGTCGCGTACGGCGGCGCCGCGCTGCTGCTCACCCCGTACGCGGGCCGGCGCGCGACCGTGCCCGTCGCCGTCGTGCTCACCCTGGCGACGGGCACCGGACTCGTCCTGCGCGGCTACCACTGGCCGCTGGACGTGCTGGGAAGTGTGCTGCTGTGCGGGATGCTCCTGCTCGTACTGACGCGGGTTCTGGACCGGCTTCGGGAGCGGGTCCAGGAACCGGTTCAGGGGCCGGTTCAGGGGCCGGTTCAGGGGCGCGCGACGGAGCCCCCGGCCCGGCGGCCCGGCCGGTCGGATCGGCCGGAACCGCCCACCGAGAGCCGTCAGCCCCGCCCCCCGTCGCCCTGACCGTCGCCCTCCTGGCCGTCGCCCTTCCTACCGTCGCGGTCACGACCCGCGCCCGTACCCGCGCCTCCCCGCGCCATCCCCGCCGCCGCCTCGTGCATCGCCAGCTCCAGCAGCACCGGATCGGTGAGCGTCCCCGAGCCGTCCGGCGGGATCAGCCAGCGCACCCCGCCGCTCCCCCGCCCCGGGTACGGGACGACGATCCAGGTGCCGCTCCCGGCGCCGCGCACCCCCGTACCGAGCCAGCGGGCCACCGTGTCCGGCGGTACGAAGAAACCCATCCGCGCGTCGCCGAAGCCGACCAGCACCGGTCCCGGCCGGTCGACCAGCCTGGTCAGCACGTCCAGGGTCGGATAGCCCAGCTCCCCCGGCAGGATCAGCACGTCCCAGCGCCTGCCTGCGGGAAGGAGAGCCACCCCGAGCGGGTCTCGCTCCCATTCCCGGCGGCAGGCGTCGGGCTCCGGCGCCACCGATACCAGCCACTCCACCGCGTTCTTCTCCCCCGAGCCGCTCATCCGCCCGGCCTCCTCCCGGTAGGGGACCGTCCTTGTTGGACGGTCCGTCCACAAGGGGGACAGCGCCGGGGCCGGAGGATGACGCGGGTTCGCCCCACCGGCTGCCGGTGATCCGGGTCACAGCCCACGGAACGGGCCATGGGACGGGCCGGTGGAGCGGCCCGGCTCAGCTGTCGAATCCGAGTCCCAGCCGGTCCAGGGTCCGCAGCCAGGCGTTACGACGGCCGCCCCGGGCGTCCGCGCGCGCCAGCGACCACTGAGTGAGGGCGATGCCCGCCCAGGCGGCCGGCTCGGGCGGGAACGGTACCGGCCTGTCCCGCACCATCTCCAGCTCCGTACGCCCACCGCGCTCCCCCGCCAGCAGATCCAGCATCACGTCGCCGCCGAATCGGGTCGCGCCGACCCCGAGACCGGTGTACCCGGCGGCGTACGCGACCCGGCCGCCGTACGCCGTGCCGAAGAAGGCCGAGAAGCGGGTGCACGTGTCGATCGCGCCTCCCCAGGCGTGGCTGAAGCGCACGCCCTCCAGTTGCGGGAAGCAGCGGAAGAAGTGGGCGGCCAGCGTGCGGTACGTCCGCGGCCGGTGGTCCCGGTCGGCGCTGAGCCGGCCGCCGAACGGATACACCGCGTCGTAACCGCCCCACAGGATCCGGTTGTCGGCGGTGATCCGGAAGTAATGGAACCGGTTGGCGCTGTCCGCGAGTCCCTGCCGGTGGTGCCAGCCGATCGCGCTCAGCTGCCCGGCCGTCAGCGGCTCGGTCATCAGGGCGTAGTCGTAGACCGGGACGGTGTACGGGCGCACGCGTCTGACCAGCGAGGGGAAGACGTTGGTGCCGAGCGCCACCTGCCGCGCGAAGACCCTGCCGCGCTCCGTACGGACGGCCATCGCGGCGCCGTGCCGGGCCAGTTCCAGGCCGCGGGTGTGTTCGTGGATCCGCACGCCGAGATCCGCGCAGACCCGCTTCAGCCCCCAGGCCAGCTTGGCGGGG
It encodes the following:
- the gabT gene encoding 4-aminobutyrate--2-oxoglutarate transaminase; this translates as MTTVPQERRIVTPIPGPKSLELQARRTAVVAGGVGSVLPVFAARADGGIVEDVDGNRLIDFGSGIAVTSVGASAEAVVRRASAQLADFTHTCFMVTPYEGYVEVCERLAELTPGDHAKKSALFNSGAEAVENAVKIARSYTKRQAVVVFDHGYHGRTNLTMALTAKNMPYKNGFGPFAPEIYRVPVAYGYRWPTGAENCGAEASAQAIDQISKQIGAGNVAAIVIEPVLGEGGFIEPAKGFLPALARFAKDNGIVFVADEIQSGFCRTGQWFACEDENVVPDLITTAKGIAGGLPLAAVTGRAEIMDAAHSGGLGGTYGGNPVACAAALGSIETMKELDLVGKARRIETVMKGRLAALAEKYDVIGDIRGRGAMIAVELVKDRDTKEPAPEATAALAKSCHAAGLLVLTCGTYGNVLRFLPPLVIGEDLLNEGLDIIEQAFAAL
- a CDS encoding phosphatase PAP2 family protein, producing the protein MRDTPRSQGTAGDAEAGHPQRRFGRAFAHTTGASGSGSPHRSDGRPPQTPRGVRHTGPNGRPGTPPPVPGRPFSLSLSSLGSALGSPARSAAFALCAVLFALVTWQATAGGPPRAADERLGRALAGRGPEPLTEFLADLGGMPVALPVLAVVIGYVIRRGGRGEAGRVLAVGVTMAAVPALVVPLKLWIDRQGPLTDATGYYPSGHTATAMVAYGGAALLLTPYAGRRATVPVAVVLTLATGTGLVLRGYHWPLDVLGSVLLCGMLLLVLTRVLDRLRERVQEPVQGPVQGPVQGRATEPPARRPGRSDRPEPPTESRQPRPPSP
- a CDS encoding NAD(P)/FAD-dependent oxidoreductase, translating into MAPAAPRAVAAALADVRRTPYWLDDPGRPAALPALTGDEHCDLLVVGGGYSGLWTALLAKERDPDRDVVLIEGNEVGWAASGRNGGFCAASLTHGFANGLARWPDELARLEELGGRNLDAIEETVARYSIDCDFERTGEIDLATEPHQLAELHEMYERATGLGLTGLELLDRDAVRAEVDSPTFLGGVWDRRGVAMLHPAKLAWGLKRVCADLGVRIHEHTRGLELARHGAAMAVRTERGRVFARQVALGTNVFPSLVRRVRPYTVPVYDYALMTEPLTAGQLSAIGWHHRQGLADSANRFHYFRITADNRILWGGYDAVYPFGGRLSADRDHRPRTYRTLAAHFFRCFPQLEGVRFSHAWGGAIDTCTRFSAFFGTAYGGRVAYAAGYTGLGVGATRFGGDVMLDLLAGERGGRTELEMVRDRPVPFPPEPAAWAGIALTQWSLARADARGGRRNAWLRTLDRLGLGFDS